The Mycobacterium seoulense genomic interval CTGCCGGCGTCGTGGCGAGCTATCGCATTGGATACCAACCGCGTTCCGAACATGGCGCCGACGAGGAACTCGGAGAGCGCTTCGGGGTCGACGTCCTTCCGCAGGTCGCCCTCGCTGATCGCCCGCCTGGCCTGCTCAGCGATCTTGCCCGCCAGGTCGGCGTAGAAGCTCGCGGCGGCCTCATTCAATCCGCTTAAGGCAGAGGCCAATTGCTCGGACGTGCGAACCATCTTGTCGGTGTTCAGTACTTCGACCAGCATGAAAGCGCCGTGTAGCAGGTTCTCCAGCCCCGGCGACGACGAGCCGCATACGTTACTGAAAGCGGTGAGAAGGGTCTCGGAGCCTTCCTTGAGAATGTCGGACGCCAACGATTCCTTGGAATCAAAGTGGTGATAGAGGGCGCCCTTGGTCATGCCCGTCCGCTCGATGATCGCGCCCCACCCGGCGGCGGCATAACCCACCTCGCCGAACACCTCGATCGCGGCATCGAGAATCCTGCGCCGAGTGGCTTCGGATCGGATCTGGCGCGCCATTATCCCTGCACCTCCGGAGTCGCGTCCGATGCGCGAAGCCGTGGGTCTGGCCTCACATCTACCGCCGAGGCGTCCAAGGCTAGCAGCCGTGGCGACCGCGAGCGGGCGCAGCGGTCAGTCCCGCATCCGTTACGTCGAATCTTCATCGGGCGAACTGGCGTTGACGGCGAGGGCCGCACGCCGCCTTAGGAATTGACGGAAGTAATCGGTTCGGTCCGGTTGCAGGATCCCGCCCAGGATAAGCATCCAGCAGCCCTCCAGATCGAGCAGGAACCGTTCCGGTTCGTCCAGATTGCTGGTCTTTCGCAGCCCCATGTGCAAGGCCACCATCAGGCGTCCCACATCGCGCGGGTCGCATTGGTCGTCGATGTCGCCCTCGGCAATGGCCTGCGCAACCACCTGCGACAGGGCGTCCACCCATCCGTTCATCAGGGTGTCCTGCAGCCCTTCGGAGTGCCCGACCGACTCGATCAGATTCAGGCCCGCCCTGACCAGATCCGTCTTGATGTCTTGAACGGCGATCAGATACGAGAAGTCGATCAGGGTTTCCAGACCGGAAAGCCCTCTGGTCAACAGGTCTCCCACGGCGACGGTGGCCGCGGCGATCTGCTTGTTGATGAGCTCCACCGCCAGGGCGTGTTTCGACTTGAAGTGGAAATACATCGCGCCTTTGGTCAGCTGAGCCTCGGCGAGAATGTCATCGAGTCCGACGTCGTGGTACGGCCGGCGCGCGAACTGATGCGAGGCGGCCTGCAGAATCTGTCGCCGCGTCGCATCCGCGCGTCCGTCCGCCGAATGGGTCGTCATCGGAATTGCCAGCCCAGCTTGTCGGGGCGGACGGCCCGGCCCGGGCGCGGAGATCCGCACCCGGCGGGAACGCCGGCCGCTAACCCATGGGCGACGCGAGCGGTCCTGCGGCGGGGGGTGGCGACCCGGATCTGGTGGACGGCCGTCAGGTTGATCAGCAGGGCAAACACCTCGGTTCTCAGGCGGTTTCGCATCGACACCGACCGGCCACCCCCGGGCAGTTCTCTGGCCATTTCCGAGGTTAGCAGCCTCAGGCGCCCGGGTTGACGGTCCCGTAAATACCTGTAGTCCACATCACAGGATCTTTACAGACCATTAGTATGGTTTCTACGCT includes:
- a CDS encoding TetR/AcrR family transcriptional regulator — its product is MARQIRSEATRRRILDAAIEVFGEVGYAAAGWGAIIERTGMTKGALYHHFDSKESLASDILKEGSETLLTAFSNVCGSSSPGLENLLHGAFMLVEVLNTDKMVRTSEQLASALSGLNEAAASFYADLAGKIAEQARRAISEGDLRKDVDPEALSEFLVGAMFGTRLVSNAIARHDAGRAVAGDTTGRLRQILELLLPGTVTEASLPYFRQFLGREIMRHAPAIAARADADTEPLLG
- a CDS encoding TetR/AcrR family transcriptional regulator, which produces MTTHSADGRADATRRQILQAASHQFARRPYHDVGLDDILAEAQLTKGAMYFHFKSKHALAVELINKQIAAATVAVGDLLTRGLSGLETLIDFSYLIAVQDIKTDLVRAGLNLIESVGHSEGLQDTLMNGWVDALSQVVAQAIAEGDIDDQCDPRDVGRLMVALHMGLRKTSNLDEPERFLLDLEGCWMLILGGILQPDRTDYFRQFLRRRAALAVNASSPDEDST